A window of the Candidatus Methylomirabilota bacterium genome harbors these coding sequences:
- a CDS encoding inositol monophosphatase family protein: protein MPPVPITTMRIALLPSAPDPDRAATFVEASHGCQAARVLRFARVCYASKDMVDSFLEVAVDAARRAGGLLLGRLGSLRQIDYKGSPSNIVTEMDRQAEALIVECIGRRFPNHAILAEEGGGQSGSATHRWIVDPLDGTTNYTHGMPFFAVSIGLEIDGVVALGVVYDPNREECFTARRGQGAFLNGAPMRVSETPTLDESLLSTGYPYDIRTIRDNNLAEHAAFMVRCRSVREIGSAAISLALVAAGRLDAFWELKLGPWDVAAGCLMVEEAGGRATSPDGGPVDLDSPSVVASNGKIHGEMLATLREVRGQAPRV from the coding sequence GTGCCGCCCGTTCCCATCACGACGATGCGCATCGCTCTCCTCCCGTCGGCTCCGGATCCCGATCGCGCAGCAACTTTCGTCGAAGCGTCGCACGGCTGTCAAGCCGCGCGTGTGCTACGCTTCGCCCGCGTGTGCTACGCTTCGAAGGACATGGTCGACTCCTTCCTCGAGGTCGCGGTGGACGCCGCCAGGCGCGCCGGCGGCCTCCTTCTCGGACGATTGGGCTCCCTCCGTCAGATCGACTACAAGGGCAGCCCGAGCAACATCGTTACGGAGATGGACCGCCAGGCCGAAGCGCTCATCGTCGAGTGCATCGGGCGGCGCTTCCCGAACCACGCCATCTTGGCAGAAGAAGGTGGAGGGCAATCGGGCTCGGCGACCCATCGCTGGATCGTCGATCCGCTCGACGGCACGACCAACTACACGCACGGGATGCCCTTCTTCGCCGTCTCCATCGGCCTCGAGATCGACGGAGTCGTGGCCCTGGGCGTCGTGTACGACCCCAACCGTGAGGAGTGCTTCACCGCGCGGCGCGGACAGGGCGCCTTCCTCAACGGAGCGCCCATGCGCGTCTCCGAGACGCCCACGCTCGATGAGAGCCTTCTCTCCACCGGGTATCCGTACGACATCCGCACGATCCGGGACAACAACCTGGCCGAGCACGCGGCCTTTATGGTCCGCTGCCGGAGCGTGCGCGAGATCGGCTCGGCCGCCATCAGTCTCGCGCTGGTCGCCGCCGGCCGCCTCGACGCCTTCTGGGAGCTCAAGCTCGGCCCCTGGGACGTGGCCGCGGGCTGTCTCATGGTCGAGGAGGCGGGAGGCCGCGCGACGAGCCCCGACGGCGGTCCCGTGGACCTCGATTCGCCGTCAGTCGTCGCGTCCAACGGCAAGATCCACGGCGAGATGCTGGCAACTCTCAGAGAGGTCCGCGGTCAGGCGCCGAGGGTGTAG
- a CDS encoding DNA recombination protein RmuC, whose protein sequence is MIPEVMPGWTIVLLVVLLPAVVVSAWALFRVAARLAEMEARRAQPDQSLLLLQREVEAARSEGQKGLAETAASVRSELAQFSAQMTAQMGQVGASVQQQLQHVGRVVGDVQGSLGKLGETNQRIFDVGRSIAGLEQILKSPKIRGGLGETFLENLLAQMFPQEHYTLQYQFSTGDRVDAVVKIGDRLVPVDAKFPLENFQRMLQETDEAERRQARRAFVRDVKARVDEIAKKYILPDEGTYDFALMYIPAENVYFEAITKDESLEEDPPAVYAASKRVIPVSPNSLYAYLRVIVLGLRGLQIERSAQEIQERLTRLGGDLDKFREAFDVVGRHLTNARNKYDEAGAALNRVEAKLEGIEKPGGQAALPGVGA, encoded by the coding sequence GTGATCCCGGAGGTGATGCCGGGATGGACGATTGTCCTTCTGGTAGTGCTCCTGCCCGCCGTCGTCGTGAGCGCCTGGGCGCTCTTCCGTGTCGCCGCGCGGCTAGCGGAGATGGAGGCCCGTCGGGCCCAGCCCGACCAGTCCCTGCTTCTCCTCCAGCGTGAAGTCGAGGCCGCGCGAAGCGAAGGACAGAAGGGGCTCGCCGAGACGGCCGCCTCGGTCCGGAGTGAGCTCGCGCAGTTCTCGGCCCAGATGACCGCGCAGATGGGGCAGGTGGGGGCGAGCGTCCAGCAGCAGCTCCAGCACGTGGGGCGCGTGGTCGGCGACGTCCAGGGCAGCCTCGGCAAGCTCGGCGAGACCAACCAGCGCATCTTCGACGTGGGCAGGAGCATCGCCGGGCTTGAGCAGATCCTCAAGTCTCCCAAGATCCGGGGGGGCCTCGGTGAGACGTTCCTCGAAAATCTTCTCGCCCAGATGTTCCCGCAAGAGCACTACACGCTCCAGTACCAATTCTCCACCGGCGACCGGGTGGATGCCGTCGTCAAGATCGGCGACCGCCTCGTGCCGGTGGACGCCAAGTTCCCATTGGAAAACTTCCAGCGCATGCTCCAGGAAACGGACGAGGCGGAGCGAAGGCAGGCGCGGCGGGCCTTCGTCCGCGACGTCAAGGCGCGCGTGGACGAGATCGCGAAGAAGTACATCCTTCCCGACGAGGGCACCTACGACTTCGCGCTCATGTACATCCCGGCGGAGAACGTTTACTTCGAGGCCATCACCAAGGACGAGTCGCTCGAGGAGGACCCGCCTGCCGTCTATGCCGCGTCCAAGCGTGTCATTCCCGTCTCGCCCAACAGCCTCTACGCCTACCTTCGCGTGATCGTGCTCGGCCTGAGGGGACTCCAGATCGAGCGGAGCGCGCAGGAGATCCAGGAGCGCCTCACGCGACTCGGCGGAGACCTCGACAAATTCCGGGAGGCCTTCGACGTGGTCGGGCGCCACCTGACGAACGCCCGCAACAAGTACGACGAGGCGGGCGCCGCGCTGAACCGCGTCGAGGCCAAGCTCGAGGGAATCGAGAAGCCCGGCGGCCAGGCCGCGCTCCCCGGGGTCGGCGCATGA
- a CDS encoding 2-dehydropantoate 2-reductase yields the protein MRIVVMGTGGTGGYFGAKLARAGEDVTFVARGAHLEAIRARGLRVKSAIDGEWVVQAPAVERLAGLPPADLVLFCVKSFDTDSAGEAIKPVVGPDTGVLPVQNGVDNEEKLERILGPGHVMGGVAQVLATIEAPGVISHRFLGRIILGEMDGRESDRARAFFQACGRAGIQAEISSTMLRALWEKYVLIAAQAGMTALTRSPAGVVRSVPETRRMYHLILGEMVALGNAVGAGLAAEVVDRCMAMLDNLSAAFTSSLHHDLAQGKRLELEALHGHAVRLGERHGIPTPMLFAVYAALKPYADGPPQAVKA from the coding sequence ATGCGCATCGTCGTGATGGGAACGGGCGGCACCGGCGGCTACTTCGGGGCGAAGCTCGCGCGGGCGGGGGAGGACGTCACCTTCGTGGCGCGCGGCGCGCACCTGGAGGCCATCCGGGCGCGGGGTCTCCGCGTGAAGTCGGCCATCGACGGCGAGTGGGTGGTCCAGGCACCCGCCGTCGAGCGGCTCGCTGGCCTGCCGCCCGCCGATCTGGTCCTCTTCTGCGTCAAGTCCTTCGACACCGACAGCGCGGGCGAAGCCATCAAACCCGTCGTGGGGCCGGACACCGGAGTGCTGCCGGTCCAGAACGGCGTGGACAACGAGGAGAAGCTTGAGCGCATCCTGGGGCCGGGCCACGTGATGGGAGGAGTCGCCCAGGTGCTGGCGACGATCGAGGCGCCGGGCGTCATCAGCCACAGGTTCCTGGGCCGCATCATCCTCGGCGAGATGGACGGCCGCGAGAGCGACCGCGCGCGGGCATTTTTCCAGGCCTGCGGGCGGGCCGGGATCCAGGCCGAGATTTCCTCCACCATGCTTCGGGCGCTGTGGGAAAAGTATGTGTTGATCGCGGCACAGGCCGGCATGACGGCGCTGACGCGCTCCCCGGCCGGCGTCGTCCGGTCGGTGCCGGAGACCCGGCGGATGTACCACCTCATCCTCGGCGAGATGGTGGCGCTGGGGAACGCTGTAGGGGCAGGTCTTGCCGCTGAGGTGGTGGACAGATGCATGGCGATGCTCGACAATCTCAGCGCCGCCTTCACGTCCTCGCTTCACCACGACCTGGCGCAGGGCAAGCGCCTGGAGCTCGAGGCGCTGCACGGGCACGCCGTGCGGCTCGGGGAGCGCCACGGCATC
- a CDS encoding lysophospholipid acyltransferase family protein: MPLSVTSNRPVRRPRWYSHAYNRANFYRVAAGLAWLPRRARLGLARQLGRLAPWWMPVERAAIRNTLARVTGATGSRLEALTVATFADFAMCFSDLVSTNRQPMARLVSQVDMAEGADLMTRLGQGFISPSAHVGNWELAGRLLAGRTTRTTHVVVAEEEARELEQWVRRDGGGVRFVTRSRPTVSLELVAALRRGEVVAVQGDRALGTRGDELIPFFGKPAPFPLGPFLLASAVRVPVMPAFCLLGADYRYTVKVAEPFSVPRGGEVEAACAWVAMLEGVVREHPTQWFNFFDIWNPVFA; this comes from the coding sequence GTGCCACTCTCTGTGACCTCCAACCGGCCGGTCCGGCGGCCGCGCTGGTACTCGCACGCCTACAATCGCGCGAATTTCTATCGTGTGGCGGCGGGTCTCGCCTGGCTCCCGCGCCGCGCGCGGCTCGGCCTCGCGCGGCAGCTGGGCCGCCTCGCCCCGTGGTGGATGCCGGTGGAGCGCGCGGCGATCCGGAACACGCTGGCGCGCGTGACGGGCGCGACGGGATCCCGGCTGGAGGCGCTCACGGTCGCCACGTTCGCTGATTTCGCGATGTGCTTCAGCGATCTCGTGTCCACGAACAGGCAGCCCATGGCGCGCCTCGTCTCCCAGGTCGACATGGCAGAGGGCGCGGATCTCATGACGCGGCTGGGGCAAGGGTTCATCTCGCCCAGCGCCCATGTCGGCAACTGGGAACTGGCGGGGCGTCTCCTGGCCGGGCGCACCACCCGGACCACGCACGTCGTCGTGGCCGAAGAGGAGGCCCGCGAGCTGGAGCAGTGGGTGCGCCGGGACGGCGGCGGCGTGCGCTTCGTCACCCGCTCCCGGCCGACCGTCTCGCTGGAGCTGGTCGCCGCGCTCCGACGGGGCGAGGTGGTGGCCGTGCAGGGGGACCGGGCGCTGGGCACGCGCGGCGATGAGCTGATTCCGTTCTTCGGGAAGCCCGCGCCATTCCCGCTCGGGCCGTTCCTCCTGGCCAGCGCCGTCCGGGTGCCGGTGATGCCGGCGTTCTGCCTTCTCGGCGCCGACTATCGCTACACGGTCAAGGTGGCCGAGCCCTTCAGCGTCCCGCGCGGCGGCGAGGTGGAGGCCGCTTGCGCCTGGGTCGCGATGCTCGAAGGCGTAGTCCGCGAGCACCCCACCCAGTGGTTCAACTTCTTCGACATCTGGAACCCGGTTTTCGCGTGA
- a CDS encoding aspartate dehydrogenase — protein sequence MTGGAGTMIKVGVVGMGVIGTHVAQAITKGIPGIALAGVTVRDPAKARGHRALGLEWLIRESDLVVEAATQAALREFGPSVLAAGKHLMVLSVGGLVGVLDEWARLAEKHGCRILVPSGAIAGLDGMKGAREGGITSVTMETRKPPRGLAGAPWIEQQKIDLDGIKTETLIFEGPATEAVKAFPANVNVVAAVSLASVGPEKTRIKIFAVPGQERNQHRITVEGEFGRLSIEIENVPSENPRTGKLSYLSAIAMLRELGASVQVGN from the coding sequence ATGACAGGAGGCGCGGGCACCATGATCAAGGTCGGCGTCGTTGGCATGGGAGTGATCGGGACTCATGTGGCCCAGGCCATCACGAAGGGCATACCCGGCATCGCGCTGGCGGGCGTGACGGTCCGCGACCCGGCCAAGGCGCGGGGTCATCGGGCTCTCGGCCTCGAATGGCTGATCCGCGAGTCGGACCTGGTCGTCGAGGCGGCGACCCAGGCCGCGCTCCGCGAGTTCGGCCCTTCCGTGCTGGCCGCGGGCAAGCACCTCATGGTTCTCTCGGTGGGCGGGCTCGTCGGCGTGCTCGACGAGTGGGCGCGACTGGCCGAGAAGCACGGCTGCCGCATCCTCGTGCCCTCGGGCGCCATTGCCGGCCTCGATGGCATGAAGGGTGCCCGCGAGGGCGGCATCACCTCCGTGACCATGGAGACGCGCAAGCCGCCGCGCGGCCTCGCCGGCGCGCCGTGGATCGAACAGCAGAAGATCGACCTCGACGGGATCAAAACGGAAACGCTCATCTTCGAGGGGCCGGCGACCGAGGCCGTCAAGGCCTTCCCCGCCAACGTCAACGTGGTCGCCGCCGTGTCGCTCGCCAGCGTCGGGCCCGAAAAGACCCGCATCAAGATCTTCGCCGTCCCCGGACAAGAGCGCAACCAGCACCGCATCACGGTCGAGGGCGAGTTCGGGCGCCTCAGCATCGAGATCGAGAACGTGCCCTCGGAAAACCCGCGCACCGGCAAGCTTTCCTACCTCTCGGCCATCGCCATGCTGCGCGAGCTCGGCGCCTCCGTCCAGGTCGGCAATTAG
- a CDS encoding M20 family metallopeptidase: MSLLSRVIERINAEEVVELTRALVRIPSVYRPGEPGANEAEVAAFVESWFRREGLPVEVQEVAPGRPNILAWVGEKGPGRRCLLLEGHTDVVTEGDPKDWTRPPFAAEMSDGRIYGRGAADMKSGLAAAMVALAAFKRAGVTPEGKLVVGALVDEEDGMIGVRHLVKTAAGRELDAAIICEPEENELCLEQRGVVWARIRARGKMAHGAMPEAGVNPLTALGAILRQVPALEKRLRKQCQKSRFLKPPTVTPTIIQGPPRGVGAPQSNVIPAIAEMTLDVRLTPGISSEGVQAEIEALCRQAEGAVPGVKLEWEAVNAFRLATKVEKSEPVVQAMIYGVRKATGAAPRYGGVPGSTDGTILRMELGIPIVTCGPGSRLIPHQVDEYVEAKEIADAARIYAAAALKYLEA; encoded by the coding sequence GTGAGCCTGCTCTCGCGCGTCATCGAGCGTATCAACGCGGAGGAGGTGGTGGAGCTCACCCGCGCCCTCGTCCGCATCCCGAGCGTCTACCGCCCCGGCGAGCCCGGCGCCAACGAGGCGGAGGTCGCCGCCTTCGTCGAATCCTGGTTCAGGCGCGAGGGTTTGCCCGTCGAGGTTCAGGAGGTGGCGCCGGGCCGCCCGAATATCCTTGCCTGGGTCGGCGAAAAGGGGCCGGGACGGCGCTGCCTTCTTCTCGAGGGCCACACCGACGTCGTCACCGAGGGCGATCCCAAGGACTGGACGCGACCGCCCTTCGCGGCCGAGATGAGCGACGGGCGCATTTACGGGCGAGGCGCCGCCGACATGAAGAGCGGGCTCGCCGCCGCCATGGTCGCGCTCGCGGCCTTCAAGCGCGCGGGCGTCACGCCCGAGGGCAAGCTGGTCGTGGGCGCCCTCGTCGACGAGGAAGACGGCATGATCGGCGTCCGCCATCTGGTCAAGACCGCGGCCGGCCGGGAGCTGGATGCCGCGATCATCTGCGAGCCCGAGGAGAACGAGCTCTGCCTCGAGCAGCGCGGCGTGGTCTGGGCGCGGATCCGCGCCCGCGGCAAGATGGCCCACGGCGCCATGCCCGAGGCGGGGGTCAATCCCCTGACGGCGCTCGGCGCCATCCTGCGCCAGGTGCCCGCGCTCGAGAAGCGGCTGCGCAAGCAGTGTCAGAAGAGCCGCTTTCTCAAGCCACCCACCGTGACGCCCACCATCATCCAGGGCCCGCCGCGCGGCGTGGGGGCGCCCCAGTCCAATGTCATCCCGGCCATCGCCGAAATGACTCTCGACGTGCGTCTGACCCCAGGGATCTCGTCGGAAGGCGTCCAGGCCGAGATCGAGGCCCTCTGCCGGCAGGCCGAGGGCGCCGTACCCGGCGTCAAGCTCGAGTGGGAGGCGGTCAATGCCTTCAGGCTCGCGACCAAGGTGGAGAAGTCGGAGCCGGTGGTCCAGGCCATGATCTATGGCGTCCGGAAGGCGACCGGAGCCGCGCCCCGCTACGGCGGCGTCCCCGGCTCGACGGACGGGACCATATTAAGGATGGAGCTCGGCATCCCCATCGTCACCTGCGGCCCGGGCAGCCGGCTCATCCCCCACCAGGTCGACGAGTATGTCGAAGCGAAGGAAATAGCCGACGCGGCAAGAATTTACGCAGCGGCGGCTCTGAAGTATCTCGAAGCGTAA
- the amrB gene encoding AmmeMemoRadiSam system protein B — protein sequence MDSADRPRLRELEAFPVEQDGERLIGLRDPSGFTEQVALLPIPALDIVSLFDGEHSLAEIHRVVSARHGQQAPGLEEIAGFAARLDDAGFLDSPLFGERRRRIEESWLASPSRPAAHAGGAYAGDPDALRSQIDGFFVHPEGPGLPEALAVTQRLRGLIAPHIDFHRGGPTYAWAYRALLERADADLFVILGTCHAGMADPFTATLKPYDTPLGSADVDRDFFEALQRRYPHDLLASESAHRSEHSIEFQAVMLRRVLGGRRSFTILPVLASFLHEAVWTGGTPEAGPRVPRFLDALGDSIAGSDRKVCVIAAVDLAHVGPRFGDAEPNTPAFLERVAREDRKMLEPVIAADPAAFFESVAADGDSRRICGLSPIYAFLRALPGARGELLRYSQWPDQQGAVSFCAAAFS from the coding sequence ATGGACAGCGCGGATCGCCCGCGTCTCCGGGAGCTCGAAGCCTTTCCCGTCGAACAGGATGGCGAGCGGCTGATCGGGCTCCGCGACCCCTCGGGCTTCACTGAGCAGGTCGCCCTCCTTCCCATTCCCGCGCTCGACATCGTCTCGCTTTTCGACGGGGAACACTCCCTGGCCGAGATCCACCGCGTGGTCTCGGCCCGCCACGGCCAGCAGGCGCCCGGGCTCGAGGAGATCGCAGGCTTCGCGGCGCGGCTCGACGACGCGGGGTTCCTCGACAGCCCGCTCTTTGGCGAACGCCGGCGCAGGATCGAGGAGAGCTGGCTCGCGAGCCCCTCCCGGCCCGCGGCCCACGCGGGCGGCGCGTACGCGGGCGATCCGGACGCGCTCCGCAGCCAGATCGACGGCTTCTTCGTTCATCCCGAGGGACCGGGGCTTCCAGAAGCGCTTGCGGTTACCCAGCGGCTGCGCGGGCTCATCGCCCCACACATCGACTTCCATCGCGGCGGGCCGACCTATGCGTGGGCTTATCGGGCGCTCCTCGAGCGTGCTGACGCCGATCTCTTCGTGATCCTCGGCACCTGCCACGCGGGAATGGCCGATCCTTTCACAGCGACGCTGAAGCCGTACGACACGCCGCTGGGCTCTGCGGACGTGGATCGCGACTTCTTCGAGGCGCTCCAGCGTCGCTACCCCCATGATCTCCTGGCCTCCGAAAGCGCTCACCGCAGCGAGCACTCGATAGAGTTCCAGGCTGTGATGCTGCGGCGGGTGCTAGGAGGGCGGCGGTCCTTCACGATCCTGCCGGTCCTCGCTTCCTTCCTCCACGAGGCTGTGTGGACGGGTGGGACGCCCGAGGCGGGCCCGCGCGTGCCCCGCTTCTTGGACGCCCTCGGCGACAGCATTGCCGGCTCGGACCGGAAGGTCTGCGTCATCGCGGCGGTGGACCTGGCCCACGTCGGTCCGCGTTTCGGCGATGCTGAGCCCAACACGCCCGCCTTCCTGGAGCGCGTGGCGCGCGAGGACCGGAAGATGCTCGAGCCGGTCATCGCCGCGGACCCCGCGGCGTTCTTCGAGTCCGTCGCGGCGGACGGCGACAGCCGCCGGATCTGCGGCCTCTCGCCGATCTACGCCTTCCTCCGCGCGTTGCCGGGCGCGCGCGGTGAGCTGCTGCGCTACAGCCAGTGGCCCGACCAGCAGGGCGCGGTGAGCTTCTGCGCCGCGGCGTTTTCCTGA
- the fabG gene encoding 3-oxoacyl-[acyl-carrier-protein] reductase, translating to MTPLSGKVALVTGASRGIGRACAIKLGSLGARIAVNYNKSATAADDVVARIKAGGGEATAVQGDVSHFATAQSVVKAAIDAYGRLDILVNNAGTTHDGLLVSMKEEDFDGIIQQNLKSVFNCSRAALRQMMKQRYGRIVNITSVVGIIGGAGQTNYSAAKAGIIGFTKAMAKEYGGRNIAVNAVAPGYIPTDLTNGLPPEITTNIIKLTVFGRAGTPEEVASAVAFLASDEASYITGQVLAVDGGVT from the coding sequence ATGACGCCTCTCAGCGGAAAGGTGGCGCTTGTGACCGGCGCCTCACGCGGCATCGGCCGCGCGTGCGCGATCAAGCTCGGATCGCTGGGCGCCCGGATCGCCGTGAACTACAACAAGAGCGCCACCGCGGCAGACGACGTCGTCGCCCGGATCAAGGCCGGCGGCGGCGAAGCCACAGCCGTGCAAGGCGACGTGAGCCACTTCGCCACCGCGCAGAGCGTCGTCAAGGCCGCCATCGACGCCTACGGCCGGCTCGACATCCTCGTCAACAACGCGGGGACTACCCATGACGGCCTGCTCGTCTCGATGAAGGAAGAGGATTTCGACGGCATCATCCAGCAGAACCTGAAGAGCGTGTTCAATTGCAGCCGAGCCGCTCTCCGGCAGATGATGAAGCAGCGATACGGCCGCATCGTCAACATCACCTCGGTCGTGGGAATAATCGGCGGCGCGGGCCAGACGAATTACTCCGCCGCAAAGGCCGGGATCATCGGCTTCACGAAAGCGATGGCGAAGGAATACGGCGGGAGGAATATCGCCGTCAACGCGGTCGCGCCGGGTTACATTCCCACCGATCTGACCAACGGGCTGCCGCCGGAGATCACTACGAACATCATCAAGCTGACGGTGTTTGGCCGGGCGGGAACACCGGAAGAGGTCGCGAGCGCCGTGGCGTTCCTCGCGTCCGACGAAGCCAGCTACATCACGGGCCAGGTCCTGGCCGTGGACGGCGGAGTGACGTAG
- a CDS encoding TIGR02757 family protein: MPVTNRLKQPLDRLCREFDWTLRVKQDAIQFPLRYSDPADIELAGLFASCMAYGRVDLFGPWVDWTLQRMGESPARFVLDFDLQKHGQVFSGFSYRFNRERDVLAFCLAAQRLLVRHGSLKAFFLEGYSPEHPHVGPALERFAEGFRGQDLSTVFARNRLSYGFKHWFPLPSTGGACKRLHLYLRWMVRREAPDFGIWSGIPPSALLMPVDTHIENMARSIGLTRRRSRNWRMVEEVTAELKRLDPDDPVRYDFALCHKRMSGQCLNRRDAEICAPCGLKPVCVHWRGPR; the protein is encoded by the coding sequence ATGCCCGTGACGAATAGGCTCAAGCAGCCTCTCGATCGGCTCTGCCGCGAGTTCGACTGGACTCTGCGGGTGAAGCAGGACGCGATACAGTTTCCCCTCCGCTACAGCGATCCCGCCGACATCGAGCTGGCCGGGCTCTTCGCCTCGTGCATGGCCTACGGCCGCGTGGACCTCTTCGGACCGTGGGTGGATTGGACGCTCCAGCGCATGGGGGAATCGCCGGCCCGCTTCGTCTTGGACTTCGACCTCCAGAAGCACGGGCAGGTGTTTTCAGGCTTCAGCTACCGGTTCAACCGTGAGCGCGATGTGCTGGCCTTCTGCCTGGCCGCCCAGCGGCTCCTCGTCCGCCATGGCTCGCTCAAGGCCTTTTTCCTGGAGGGCTACTCCCCGGAGCATCCCCACGTGGGCCCGGCCCTCGAGCGCTTCGCGGAAGGTTTTCGCGGGCAGGACCTGTCGACCGTCTTCGCGCGCAACCGGCTCTCCTACGGCTTCAAGCACTGGTTCCCGCTGCCGTCCACCGGCGGGGCGTGTAAGCGCCTGCATCTCTACCTCCGCTGGATGGTCAGGCGCGAGGCGCCCGACTTCGGGATCTGGTCCGGGATCCCGCCGTCTGCGCTCCTGATGCCGGTGGACACGCACATCGAGAACATGGCGCGCTCCATCGGGCTCACGCGCAGGCGTAGCCGCAACTGGCGAATGGTCGAGGAGGTCACGGCGGAGCTCAAGCGTCTCGACCCCGACGACCCGGTCAGGTACGACTTCGCGCTCTGCCACAAGCGCATGTCGGGCCAGTGCCTGAACCGCCGCGACGCGGAGATCTGCGCGCCCTGCGGACTCAAGCCGGTCTGCGTCCACTGGAGGGGGCCCCGGTGA